One stretch of Longimicrobiales bacterium DNA includes these proteins:
- the cysK gene encoding cysteine synthase A, translated as MARGRIYDDITQTFGDTPLIRLRRLTEGLAAEVVIKHEGFNPYASVKDRIGVAMIEDAMKRGVLKPGMTIVEPTSGNTGIGLAFTAAVHGFRCIFVMPDTMTLERRAMLRALGTELVLTEGAKGIKAAIEKAEEIANGMNGGAWIPRQFDNPANPEIHYRTTGPEIWEDTQGRVDVFVAGVGTGGTLTGSARFLREKKPDIHVVAVEPAESPVLSGGEPSPHKQQGIGTGFVPGVLDTSIYDEVIAVTNEDAFATTRRLARDEGILAGISSGSITWAALEVARRPEMAGKLVVAVIPDFGERYLSNPVYAEMEAMPASAP; from the coding sequence TCACGCAGACATTCGGCGACACGCCGCTGATCCGCCTCCGTCGCCTGACCGAGGGGCTCGCCGCCGAGGTCGTGATCAAGCACGAGGGCTTCAATCCCTATGCATCGGTGAAGGACCGCATCGGCGTGGCCATGATCGAGGACGCGATGAAGCGCGGCGTGCTCAAGCCGGGCATGACGATCGTCGAGCCGACGAGCGGCAACACCGGGATCGGCCTTGCCTTCACGGCCGCCGTGCACGGCTTCCGCTGCATCTTCGTGATGCCGGACACGATGACGCTGGAGCGGCGCGCAATGCTGCGGGCGCTGGGCACGGAGCTGGTGCTGACCGAAGGTGCGAAGGGGATCAAGGCGGCGATCGAGAAGGCGGAGGAGATCGCGAACGGCATGAACGGCGGCGCATGGATCCCGCGGCAGTTCGACAACCCGGCCAACCCGGAGATCCACTACCGCACGACGGGGCCGGAGATCTGGGAGGACACGCAGGGGCGCGTCGACGTGTTCGTCGCCGGCGTCGGCACGGGCGGCACTCTCACCGGCAGTGCGCGCTTCCTGCGCGAGAAAAAGCCGGACATCCACGTGGTCGCGGTCGAGCCCGCGGAAAGCCCCGTGCTCTCGGGCGGCGAGCCCTCGCCGCACAAGCAGCAGGGAATCGGGACCGGCTTCGTGCCGGGCGTGCTGGACACGAGCATCTACGACGAGGTCATCGCGGTGACCAACGAGGACGCGTTCGCGACGACGCGCCGGCTCGCCCGCGATGAGGGGATCCTCGCCGGCATCTCGTCCGGCTCGATCACCTGGGCGGCGCTGGAGGTGGCGCGTCGCCCGGAGATGGCCGGCAAACTGGTGGTCGCGGTGATCCCGGACTTCGGCGAGCGCTACCTGTCGAATCCGGTCTACGCGGAGATGGAGGCGATGCCGGCCAGCGCTCCCTGA